One Saimiri boliviensis isolate mSaiBol1 chromosome 7, mSaiBol1.pri, whole genome shotgun sequence genomic window, TTTAAAGTCATTGATTTTATCATTCTATAAATGTGGATTATGAAATGAATCAACTgtgaaaatctggaagaaaatgcAGTACTTGCTAAAGACTACAGCTTAGTATAAACAAGGAAGAGGGTTGCAGGAGACCCAGGTCAATGTTTAACATCATCTAGGACCTCCAAAAACTGTATGGGAAGATGGGAAGGCTGACAAGAATGAttgtaataatataatttttctaatccATTGCATGTAAATTAAAGGAACCCTTTTATATCATATTTCCCTCTTAATCAGAAAAATCTAAAGATGCACTCAGAATACTACCATCAAATTTCCCTTCCCTGAGAATTACCAATTTATTTACAAAGATCTTATTGTCAAAAACTTTTTCTGGCTTCTGTAAGACAAGAATACAAAACAGGAGAGTTTGGGTAATAAACTGTCATCTTTAGTTGCCATTGAGGACTCTAAGCCTCAGCAAAATTCATTCCATAGTGCTGCTTACAGAGATCTTAAAATTTCTCTTCTCAGAGATATATCTCAAATCAGTGCCTGGATGACTCTGAATGTGGCACAGAAAcctataataaaatgttaattaatgtAACATATTGATGCTTAAGCCTTGTTCATGTAGAGGAAAAGGCTcacaatacaaaataatattatctTCAGCATTGCCTGTGTAGGGAAATTCCTACTTGTTTCTGAAACAAAGATGTCAGAGATTTGGACAGTATTTGCTGAGATAAGGATCTACAGCAGATATCCAGTGAAGCATCAAATAgtacagagaaaggaaagaaagaaacaggaaagcacagaaaacagaatgaggtAGAGAGAGATGTGCCAAAAGCACAGAAGCAGGAGAGCTTATAATACAGTCAGGAGAAAGTGCTTTAAACATGAAggttttataaacattttgaaaggaaGCAATAGGTTCAAaaacttctctttttctgaagaatCATGAATAGTTATTCTataataaatttctcttttccttggagaccgagtttcactcttgttgtccagcctggactgcaatggcgtgatctcagctcactgcaacctccgtctcccaggttcaagtaattctccatcctcagcctcctgagtagctgggattacaggcatgcaccaccatgcccagctaatttctgtatttttagtagagacagggtttctccatattggtcaggctggtctctaacttccgacctcaggtgatctgcctacctcaccctaccaaagtgctggggttacaggcatgagccactgcacccagcctaataaATTTTCTTAAGTGCCCAGGAACAGGTCAACTTGAGAAATGAAAAAGGTTACTTACATAAAAGATATGGGGCTTGCATGGAGCCAAGTGCCATCCAATGGGACACTGGTTTGGACCATCTGAATGGTGAGTAATGTCTGATCTGATTCTGTTCATTAAAATAAGCTTTATCACTCCTGCCCTAAGAAATTCTTCCATTTTCATCATTCTCACTTTTTCCCTTTAGGTTTTCTGAAGGTCAACAATGAAAAACAGAACCATGTTTGGTGAGTTTATTCTACTGGGCCTTACAAATCAACCCGAACTCCAAGTGATGATATTCATCTTTCTATTCCTCACCTACATGCTAAGTGTCCTAGGAAATCTGACTATTATCACCCTCACCTTACTAGATCCCCACCTCCAGACCCCCATGTATTTCTTCCTCCGGAATTTCTCCTTCTTAGAAATTTCCTTCACATCCATTTTTATTCCCAGATTTCTGACCAGCATGACAACAGGAAATAAAGTCATCAGCTTTGCTGGCTGCTTGACTCAGTATTTTTTTGCTATATTTCTTGGAGCTACAGAGTTTTACCTCCTGGCCTCCATGTCCTATGATCGTTATGTGGCCATCTGCAAACCCTTGCATTACCTGACTATTATGAGCAGCAGAGTCTGCATACAACTAGTGTTCTTCTCCTGGCTGGGGGGATTCCTAGCAATCTTACCACCAATCATCCTGATGAGCCAGGTAGATTTCTGTGCCTCCAATATTCTGAATCACTATTACTGTGACTATGGGCCTCTCATGGAGCTTGCCTGCTCAGACACAAGCTTCTTAGAATTGATGGTCATCCTCTTGGCTGTTGTGACTCTTGTGGTTACTCTGGTGCTGGTGACACTGTCATACACATACATTATCAGGACTATTCTGAAGCTCCCCTCTGCCCAGCAAAGGACAAAGGCCTTTTCCACTTGCTCCTCCCACATGATTGTCATCTCCCTCTCTTACAGCAGCTGCATGTTTATGTACATTAATCCTTCTGCAAAAGAAGGAGGTGCTTTCAACAAAGGAATAGCTGTACTCATTACTTCAGTTACCCCCTTGTTGAATCCCTTCATATATACTTTAAGAAATCAGCAAGTGAAACAAGCTTTCAAGGACTCAGTCAAAAAGATtgtgaaactttaaaaaaggagattacacattaataaaaaaagattttttcacttaataaatacaCATTGAGTGTCTATATTTCAAGTGCTAAATTGGCCCTTGAggataaaaataggaaaagtgtGTCTTAATTTCAAGGAAACTATAGTCTGGAATGAAGAAAgatatacaaatttataaaaaacaaaataacattttaactgTTATTAGAGAAGAGTTAATGGAGATCCAAAAAGGAACAGTTAGAAAGAATTAGTTCTaacctggcgcggtggctcatgcctgtaatcccagcactttgggaggctgaggcaggtagatcacgcggtcagggattcaagaccagcctgaccaatatggtgaaaccctgtctctacttaaaaatacaaaaattagctgggtgtggtggtgcgcacctgtaatcccagctatttgggaggctgaggcgagagaattgcttgaacccagtgggcagaggttgtggtgagctgagagcacgccattgcactccagcctgggttacagagtgagactctgtctcaaaaaaaaaaaaaaaaaaaatgagaaagaattagTTTTGCTTTCCAAAAATTACTTAACATTTAAGAAGCAAAACATACTGCTTATTTAGAAGAGTAGGAAGATAAGCATTTAGAGTGAAAAAGGGAGCCAGATCATAAAAGTATATTAATACAACTACTGAGTTAGTTGGGTTTCATGAGTCAGTAAAAGTTTTGAGAATTGTTTTGAGGAGAATGTAGTATCGGCATTGCTCTTCAGCATGGATCCCTAGAAACTCTGTTTCCATCAAGGAGTGAACAATTTTGATTCTCCTCCCTTTTTTCgtttatatttcacatataacCAATGTAACCTCCATCCTTTCctaagaggaaaatgaaagaaagactaTATACATTTAGTCTACTTTTCTCCAAATGAGGAGAAAATTCTTAAGATTTTTGTCAACttatatgttcatttttctaGTTTATGGTTAAAAGAGGTTTCTAGAGGCAAGTTTAGAAGACTTTCATTCTCCTAGACAAaatctattgtttcttttcttagatgaCATATTTTGAGTTAATGGCATAACatctgttttctctgtctttgacagtttctggtgttttttttcttcctattgtgattttattttcatctttttgtttcattgtattagatattacaaaagaaaattctgttatCTGGCTCTACTTCTTTAACTTTCCCccaaatttttgcttttatttttaacataaactaTGGATGACCTTTTTACAAAGTGAAACAAATATAAAGTGTCATTGCAATTTTATGTCTAGAATGTTCCAAATTATGAGTCttgaaaaataactagaaatagaCTACCTACCAGAAACTTTACAAACGGATTCAAGGCAATGATAACTTGAATTTGAATAGGTAGTGGTAGTGTCCAACTTCAACGGAagtaaggatttttttaaatctgagcaCTTGTACACAGCTTAATAATATCCAAACACATTGCAGGAGCTTTGTTAGTATTTGGGGTACAAGTGGAACATAATCTGGTATTTTTCACATGCTTTATATGTGGTAATATATTGAGTAGAATGAGGTACTTCTCAAGCATTTAAGGAACAAGTTGGATTGAACTGATTATGAGAGCAAATTCTCGAAGCCACAGAAAGTACTGGAGaatgtataatatttttgaaaaaagtattttatgtaaAGCTGTTGCCATTTTGAATATCTGGTTTTCTTTGGTTGCTAGCTAAAGATTGGTGATAATATTCGATATATTCCAAATATACTGCACTACATTTCAATTGGTAGAGATATGTTCTTGAACAGCCACATCTAAATCATTAAGTTCCCCTACATCCACATATCTTAGAGATATGTTCTTGAACAGCCACATCTAAATCATTGAGTTCCCCTACATCCACATATCTACCAAAACCTATGGTACAGTAGGAACAATGTCatatagtggcttaaaacacagGCTTTAGGTTCAAATCTCAGATTTTCAACTTTCTACCAAAGTTACCTGGGGATACTTTCTTGATCTCCCTAAGGCTCACCTATGGCAActctaaaatgtttataatattaatgTCAAACTTATAGTTTTGAGCattcagtgagaaaataaatgtaaaacattaagACTGCCAGTATTTACTGTGTTTAATAAATGATCTCTATTATAACTAAATGATAATTATAAACAATATCTTTTTCAAGGAACCAGAGGTTAACTAGAAAGAAGGTATTAAATTGATTGGTTTAATATAACTGGGACTGTAGAAATGTTGGCCATTCTACTTGAAATGCATCTGCACAAGGCCAGCATATTTCTACTTTCCATACATCCAGCTGCATGCTGGGTAGCTGAGTCAGCAAAGGTCTTACCTACACTTTAAATAAAGCCATCAAAATACTTGGCAGCAGGTTATAAGGATGGGCTAGCATCAACTTCATTGCCCTAGATATCTATGGGAGAGAGAGGATGTATTAATATGCTGAGATAAGGAAGGAAGGTACTTTGTGTAAGTTAATGTTTAAGATCACTAGGCAAGACTTCACCCAGCCTTCTTTATATAAGCACTTGGAAATGAATATGGAAAAGAATGAATCACCTTCTAAATGAGTTtgtcaaaaaaaaagcaagtcataTTCTTCTGAAGCTGTCCATCTAGTCTGGCTTTATGTTAACACATACTTGAAATGTAATCCAAGTCATAGATAAGCAAAAGCAATGACTTCCCAGAGTCTGGTGCTGAGCTACCAGAATGTTCagtatctaaatatataaaatggtgaGTTTTATTCCTCATGTTACCAGTGTGGACTAGAATTAAAAGAAACAGCTTTAGCTGCCTAATATTCTCAGAATAAGATACCAGTGCTAGGGTGAGGAGATTATGAAAATGAACAAGAGCCAATCTGCTACATTTGGGCATTCATTCGTCCATTGCCTCTCTTTAAAGCTGCCAGAGCTTGTGGATGTATGGATTACAACTCTAAAGAGGTAATCTTCCAGTGTCATTTCTTGCAAAGAGTATGAAATagaacacaaataaaatataattgagacggattctcactctgtcacccaggctggaatgaaatggtatggtctcggctcactgcaacctctacctcccagtttcaagcaattctcctgcctcagccttctgagtagctgagattacagccatctACCa contains:
- the LOC101049117 gene encoding olfactory receptor 6C4, translating into MKNRTMFGEFILLGLTNQPELQVMIFIFLFLTYMLSVLGNLTIITLTLLDPHLQTPMYFFLRNFSFLEISFTSIFIPRFLTSMTTGNKVISFAGCLTQYFFAIFLGATEFYLLASMSYDRYVAICKPLHYLTIMSSRVCIQLVFFSWLGGFLAILPPIILMSQVDFCASNILNHYYCDYGPLMELACSDTSFLELMVILLAVVTLVVTLVLVTLSYTYIIRTILKLPSAQQRTKAFSTCSSHMIVISLSYSSCMFMYINPSAKEGGAFNKGIAVLITSVTPLLNPFIYTLRNQQVKQAFKDSVKKIVKL